One Mercurialis annua linkage group LG3, ddMerAnnu1.2, whole genome shotgun sequence DNA window includes the following coding sequences:
- the LOC126672729 gene encoding uncharacterized protein LOC126672729: MASLIPRFIVLRSNGDKYLRYVTEEGRYLRYVKCDGNDILDPQSKFRVERSSSNRDLVHIRCCYNNKYLGRIREGSVYVGAAIDAAEENRSKWSCTLFKPMLRDGVTYRFQHVQSGNNLCQLRTGGDANNHCLVVRWSDLDKSGWDLFSFTNWESLVILPKYIVFKGDNGKYLQYRGESIFNQLEFVCDDVGAIKVSNQTVANSDGSVSIKLDHNNNFWEETSTTIFPLAVNQNARTSFGPVKLAPVEGKNNIVALRSLSNNRFCRRTNEVLGTFNYLAAPSWATTIDRQANLQVEEPILSREVYDVNFRLGDLRVYNEQTLILATDETSNSTDTVMEDSEIDLHYEDTQTSSFINSQSVTTGFEMTFGAHIPLLRGIFSVGISSSYSVEYGNTYKWGDEKSRTNQLSANIKFVVPPSTKVTVTLVATKAFCDVPFSYAQRDTLTSGQQFTYVNDDGVYSGSNYFGFNFVVKEEPLPAGAVGIFRFQNCLIQFKWQFRAGSSISRTVANSTCIMREFFMIFKPFGRHWDHN, encoded by the exons ATGGCTTCACTCATTCCTCGGTTTATTGTGTTGAGATCAAACGGTGACAAGTATTTGCGTTACGTTACAGAAGAAGGAAGGTATTTGCGTTACGTGAAATGCGATGGAAATGATATTCTTGATCCTCAATCGAAGTTTCGAGTTGAAAGATCGAGTAGCAACCGCGATTTAGTCCACATAAGATGCTGTTACAACAACAAGTACCTCGGTCGCATTAGAGAAGGGTCGGTTTATGTCGGCGCAGCAATTGATGCGGCGGAGGAAAACCGATCCAAATGGTCATGCACGCTGTTTAAACCCATGCTCAGGGATGGCGTAACGTATCGGTTCCAGCACGTTCAAAGCGGAAACAATCTCTGCCAATTGCGAACAGGGGGCGACGCTAATAATCACTGCTTAGTTGTCCGATGGTCTGACTTGGACAAAAGTGGATGGGATCTCTTCTCATTCACCAACTGGGAATCACTCGTGATACTGCCCAAATATATAGTTTTCAAGGGAGACAACGGCAAGTATTTACAGTACCGCGGTGAGTCTATTTTCAACCAACTGGAATTTGTGTGTGATGATGTTGGCGCTATAAAAGTTTCGAACCAAACAGTTGCTAATTCCGATGGCAGCGTCAGTATAAAGCTCGATCATAATAACAATTTCTGGGAGGAAACTTCAACTACGATATTTCCATTGGCAGTAAACCAGAATGCAAGAACATCATTTGGGCCAGTAAAACTTGCGCCAGTTGAAGGGAAAAACAACATTGTTGCTCTCAGAAGTTTAAGCAACAACAGATTTTGCCGTCGAACCAATGAAGTGTTGGGCACATTCAATTATCTGGCAGCTCCATCCTGGGCCACAACTATAGATAGACAGGCAAATCTACAGGTCGAAGAGCCAATACTGAGTCGGGAAGTTTACGATGTTAATTTCCGTCTGGGTGACCTGAGGGTATACAACGAACAAACTCTAATTCTGGCAACAGATGAAACTAGCAACAGTACAGATACCGTAATGGAAGATTCTGAAATTGATCTGCATTATGAAGACACACAAACTAGCAGTTTTATTAACAGCCAATCGGTAACAACCGGTTTTGAAATGACATTCGGAGCCCACATTCCGCTGCTTCGAGGCATATTTTCGGTTGGAATATCGTCTAGCTATTCCGTAGAGTACGGGAATACATACAAATGGGGGGACGAAAAGTCGAGGACCAACCAATTATCTGCTAACATAAAATTTGTAGTGCCTCCCAGCACAAAAGTAACTGTAACTCTGGTCGCCACCAAGGCATTTTGTGATGTTCCCTTTTCTTATGCTCAACGAGACACTCTTACCAGTGGCCAACAGTTTACTTATGTTAACGACGACGGAGTTTATAGTGGCAGCAATTACTTTGGATTCAACTTTGTCGTCAAGGAGGAGCCACTTCCGGCCG GTGCAGTCGGAATTTTCCGGTTCCAAAACTGCCTGATACAATTCAAGTGGCAGTTTAGGGCCGGTTCAAGTATTTCTCGAACTGTGGCCAATTCTACAT
- the LOC126672730 gene encoding uncharacterized protein LOC126672730, whose translation MADVKSKFESAREWIVDHKLKAVGCLWLGGVAGSIAYNWSQPNMKTSVRLIHCT comes from the exons ATGGCCGATGTTAAGAGCAAATTTGAGTCTGCGAGGGAATGGATTGTCGATCACAAGCTTAAAGCTGttg GATGCCTATGGCTCGGTGGAGTTGCTGGTTCAATTGCTTATAATTGGTCTCAACCCAATATGAAAACAAGTGTCAGGCTTATTCATTGTACTTAG
- the LOC126671456 gene encoding borneol dehydrogenase, mitochondrial-like: MATNNILLLAGARRLEGKVAVITGAATAIGECIARTFCKHGAKVVIADIQDELGQSVANDLGHDVAKFIHCDVTVESDVEKAVNTAISIFGKLDIMVNNAAVADPRKSNITDNHLADFERVVKVDLIGPFLCTKHAARVMIPARQGSIITIGSVSSSTGGVASHAYTSAKHGTIGLVKNAAAELGQYGIRVNCVSPYFIETPLSVTLIKQMEEEGRSGGVYSNLKGVKLKQEDVADAVVYLASDESKYISGHNLAVDGGFTTINPAFGLFSRY; this comes from the exons ATGGCAACAAATAATATTCTTCTTTTAGCTGGCGCAAGAAG ATTAGAAGGCAAGGTGGCAGTAATCACTGGAGCAGCTACGGCCATAGGAGAGTGCATTGCCCGAACATTCTGTAAACATGGAGCTAAAGTAGTAATCGCTGACATTCAAGACGAGTTAGGTCAATCCGTCGCGAACGATCTAGGCCATGACGTAGCCAAATTCATCCACTGCGACGTAACGGTAGAATCAGATGTCGAAAAAGCAGTAAACACTGCCATATCCATCTTTGGCAAGCTCGATATAATGGTGAACAACGCAGCTGTAGCCGATCCACGCAAATCTAACATCACCGACAACCATTTAGCTGATTTCGAGAGAGTTGTTAAGGTAGACTTAATTGGACCTTTCCTATGCACCAAACACGCTGCTCGAGTAATGATTCCGGCTCGACAGGGTAGCATTATTACGATCGGTAGTGTTTCGTCGAGCACCGGGGGTGTTGCTAGTCATGCATATACAAGTGCGAAGCATGGAACTATAGGTTTAGTAAAGAATGCTGCTGCTGAGCTTGGACAATATGGGATTCGGGTAAATTGTGTATCGCCTTATTTTATCGAAACGCCTTTATCGGTGACCTTAATTAAGCAGATGGAGGAAGAAGGACGCAGCGGTGGTGTGTATTCAAATCTTAAAGGGGTGAAATTGAAGCAAGAAGATGTTGCTGATGCGGTTGTTTACTTAGCAAGTGATGAATCTAAGTATATCAGTGGCCATAATCTAGCAGTAGATGGTGGTTTTACTACTATTAATCCTGCTTTTGGCTTGTTTTCTAGATACTAA